The following are encoded together in the Sphingomonas insulae genome:
- the yajC gene encoding preprotein translocase subunit YajC: MFISPAYAQTAGGAAESGGFASLISFAPLLLIFIVFYFLMIRPQQTRMKALQQAVAAVKKGDSVVTAGGVMGKVTRVEDAFVEVEIAPNTRIRVVKATLAEVTGLNTKPAND, from the coding sequence ATGTTCATCTCCCCAGCTTATGCCCAGACTGCCGGCGGCGCCGCTGAATCCGGCGGGTTCGCCTCGCTCATCAGCTTTGCCCCGCTGCTGCTCATCTTCATCGTCTTCTACTTCCTGATGATCCGGCCGCAGCAGACCCGCATGAAGGCGCTGCAGCAGGCGGTCGCGGCGGTGAAGAAGGGCGACAGCGTCGTCACCGCCGGCGGCGTGATGGGCAAGGTCACCCGGGTCGAGGACGCCTTCGTCGAGGTGGAGATCGCGCCCAACACCCGCATCCGCGTCGTCAAGGCGACGCTGGCCGAGGTGACCGGCCTCAACACGAAGCCGGCGAACGACTGA